A window of Rhododendron vialii isolate Sample 1 chromosome 11a, ASM3025357v1 contains these coding sequences:
- the LOC131307983 gene encoding E3 ubiquitin-protein ligase RSL1-like isoform X1, with the protein MGNTNSAEPHQEQPPPSSLPEPPSDFTCEICIEPMLPPTKKFTNNNLCAHPFCTDCITKYAQVKIEDDRAAEIKCPGLNCDNLIDPISCRALIPPLLFDKWCDLLCERALLGFDRCYCPNRVCSAAVVNECGGTVRRSVCPNCKRLFCFSCKAAWHAGYRCEESGQLRDRNDVAFGVLAEVNKWMRCPQCSHCVERVRGCSIVKCRCGSSFCYKCGRKVHRHWCGCNKEAYMCRPWVRMVCIIYVILLLLFTLWGDYFR; encoded by the exons ATGGGCAACACAAATTCAGCCGAACCCCACCAAGAACAACCACCGCCCTCCTCCCTGCCCGAACCCCCCTCCGACTTCACCTGCGAAATCTGCATCGAACCCATGTTGCCACCGACCAAGAAATTCACAAACAACAACCTCTGCGCCCACCCCTTCTGCACCGATTGCATAACCAAGTACGCCCAGGTCAAAATCGAAGACGATCGGGCCGCCGAGATCAAGTGCCCCGGCCTGAACTGCGACAATTTGATCGACCCCATTTCCTGCCGGGCCCTGATACCTCCTTTGCTGTTCGACAAGTGGTGCGATCTCCTGTGCGAGAGGGCTCTGTTGGGGTTCGACCGGTGCTACTGTCCCAACAGGGTTTGCTCGGCTGCGGTGGTGAACGAGTGCGGGGGGACTGTGAGGAGGTCGGTGTGTCCCAATTGCAAGAGGCTGTTTTGTTTTTCGTGTAAGGCGGCGTGGCACGCGGGGTACAGGTGCGAGGAGAGTGGGCAGCTGAGAGACAGGAATGACGTTGCTTTTGGGGTTCTTGCTGAGGTGAATAAGTGGATGAGGTGCCCTCAGTGTAGCCATTGCGTCGAGCGCGTTCGTGGTTGCTCCATTGTCAAGTGCAG ATGTGGGAGCAGTTTCTGCTACAAGTGTGGAAGGAAGGTGCACCGACACTGGTGTGGATGCAACAAAGAAGCTTATATGTGCAGACCTTGGGTTCGTATGGTTTGTATCATTTATGTAATTCTCTTACTACTGTTTACGCTTTGGGGCGATTATTTTCGTTAG
- the LOC131307983 gene encoding E3 ubiquitin-protein ligase RSL1-like isoform X2, translated as MGNTNSAEPHQEQPPPSSLPEPPSDFTCEICIEPMLPPTKKFTNNNLCAHPFCTDCITKYAQVKIEDDRAAEIKCPGLNCDNLIDPISCRALIPPLLFDKWCDLLCERALLGFDRCYCPNRVCSAAVVNECGGTVRRSVCPNCKRLFCFSCKAAWHAGYRCEESGQLRDRNDVAFGVLAEVNKWMRCPQCSHCVERVRGCSIVKCS; from the exons ATGGGCAACACAAATTCAGCCGAACCCCACCAAGAACAACCACCGCCCTCCTCCCTGCCCGAACCCCCCTCCGACTTCACCTGCGAAATCTGCATCGAACCCATGTTGCCACCGACCAAGAAATTCACAAACAACAACCTCTGCGCCCACCCCTTCTGCACCGATTGCATAACCAAGTACGCCCAGGTCAAAATCGAAGACGATCGGGCCGCCGAGATCAAGTGCCCCGGCCTGAACTGCGACAATTTGATCGACCCCATTTCCTGCCGGGCCCTGATACCTCCTTTGCTGTTCGACAAGTGGTGCGATCTCCTGTGCGAGAGGGCTCTGTTGGGGTTCGACCGGTGCTACTGTCCCAACAGGGTTTGCTCGGCTGCGGTGGTGAACGAGTGCGGGGGGACTGTGAGGAGGTCGGTGTGTCCCAATTGCAAGAGGCTGTTTTGTTTTTCGTGTAAGGCGGCGTGGCACGCGGGGTACAGGTGCGAGGAGAGTGGGCAGCTGAGAGACAGGAATGACGTTGCTTTTGGGGTTCTTGCTGAGGTGAATAAGTGGATGAGGTGCCCTCAGTGTAGCCATTGCGTCGAGCGCGTTCGTGGTTGCTCCATTGTCAAGTGCAG CTGA
- the LOC131307984 gene encoding E3 ubiquitin-protein ligase RSL1-like — MGNKNSTKRPFTCEICIEPMLSNKKKFQNNNLCVHPFCNECIAKYVQFKIEDDRVAGIKCPGSNCDKLLDPLCCRALIPPKAFDRWCDLLCDRALLGLDRCYCPNRDCSAEVVNECGGIVKKSKCPNCKEWFCFKCRVTWHAGYLCEELRDWSDVAFADFVARKKWMRCPKCRHCVERFYGCSFIKCRCGSSFCYKCGKEVYDHRCDCKGKANNEDTTNNNEDTATCTCTGGFIFFFQKFM; from the exons ATGGGCAACAAGAACTCAACAAAACGTCCCTTCACCTGCGAAATATGCATCGAACCCATgttatcaaacaaaaagaagttCCAAAACAACAACCTCTGCGTCCACCCGTTTTGCAACGAATGCATTGCCAAGTACGTACAGTTTAAGATCGAGGACGATCGGGTCGCTGGAATCAAGTGCCCCGGGTCAAACTGCGACAAGTTGCTGGATCCGCTCTGCTGCCGAGCCCTGATACCTCCCAAAGCGTTCGACCGGTGGTGCGATCTTCTGTGCGATAGGGCCCTGTTGGGGCTGGACCGGTGTTACTGCCCGAACCGGGATTGTTCGGCCGAGGTGGTGAACGAGTGTGGTGGGATCGTGAAGAAGTCGAAGTGTCCCAATTGTAAAGAGTGGTTTTGTTTTAAATGTAGGGTTACTTGGCACGCGGGGTATCTGTGCGAGGAGCTGAGAGATTGGAGTGATGTTGCGTTTGCGGATTTTGTTGCGAGGAAGAAGTGGATGAGGTGTCCAAAGTGTCGACACTGTGTTGAGCGCTTTTATGGTTGCTCCTTTATTAAGtgcag ATGTGGGAGCAGTTTCTGCTACAAGTGTGGAAAGGAGGTGTATGACCACAGGTGTGACTGCAAAGGTAAAGCTAACAACGAAGATACAACTAACAACAACGAAGATACAGCTACGTGCACATGCACGGgtggtttcatttttttttttcaaaaatttatgtga